GatgtacaatttttttttttcgtcttctttcttttctttgtaaaCGAATGAGAAATCATATCTTGCATCTTCCTCTTCAGAGTAACTGACCGCGAGTTGCCTTTTCAACCGTCTCAATTTGCCCTCTTTCCCGACCACTGGCTGCAAAAATGCAGAagcttgtgtttttaatgtgtgtcaGCAAAATGACTAAGAACCCTCAGTATGCAACTCACACTTTTTCTtccctgtttttctttcctccacttattttcctctttaatctcctctttcctcctctgacctttTACCTACCTCAATCTTCTTTTCCCATCTCCTCGCTCTCAGATCGACCGGCTGGAGGTGAGCGGGCTGGGCCAGACACCCCTGGCTGTTTCATGTGGGGCGGACGGTTCATTCCAGGGAGGTGAGGATGGCACCCCGGACCCTCAGCGCACAAAGCAGGCAATCGCCCAGCTGCAGCAGAAAATCCTCAAGCTCACCGAGCAGATTAAGATCGAGCAGACAGCCAGGGATGACAACGTCGCAGAGTACCTCAAACTGGCCAACAATGCTGACAAACAGCAAAGCACACGCATCAAACAGGTAAAATGAGGAGTTGTTGCACTCCATCAAactattaataaaaaaagattaaccCAAAGTACTTATTGTCTTGTAGTTTTATACCTTGTGACAATCAGTCATTAACACTAAACCTGTTTGTTGACTTTGTTTGTCCCTCAGGGCAGGGAGGGAGCTTACTAAATATATTAAAGTGGATATTACAGTGTCGTGTTTATTCCCCCTCACTGAATGAAAACTTGTTCTTTGGCCGTCAGGTTTTTGAAAAGAAGAACCAGAAGTCGGCGCAGACCATCCAGCAGCTGCAAAGGAAGCTGGAGCACTACCACCGGAAGCTGCGGGAGGTGGAGCACAACGGTATCCCACGCCAGCCCAAGGATGTTCTGCGGGACATGCAGCAGGGCCTGAAGGATGTCGGAGCCAAAGTCACAGGCTTCAGTGAAGGCGTGGTGGACAGCGTAAAGGGAGGCCTCTCCAGTTTCTCTCAGGCCACCCACTCCGCCGCCGGGGCCGTCGTCTCCAAACCACGGGAAATTGCGTCGCTGATTCGCCACAAATTCGGCAGCGCTGACAACATCCCCTCACTTAAAGACTCTCTGGACGACCCCTCGGTGGAAGAAGGTGTGACGGGTGCTGGCGGACGTTCACTTGGCAGCGCTGGGCATCACCTCCAGCCCAGTCCTAAGTATGGTAGTGAGGATGACTGCTCCAGTGCGACGTCAGGTTCAGCCGGGGCCAACAGCACCACAGGGGCCCCCGGAGGCCCACCAAGTTCAAAGGGCAACACACTGGAGAGGAGCCAGAGCTCCAGCCTGGACATGCTGCTGCAGGAGGTGCAGGAGCTCAGGGAGGGCCAGGCGAGGCTAGAAGAGAGCCTTGATGGTTTGAAGAGCCACTATCAGAGAGACTACTCAGTTGTTATGCAAGCGCTGCAAGAGGAACGCTTCAGGTACAGACAGAAAAGAGA
This genomic stretch from Epinephelus moara isolate mb chromosome 16, YSFRI_EMoa_1.0, whole genome shotgun sequence harbors:
- the tmcc1a gene encoding transmembrane and coiled-coil domains protein 1 isoform X2, yielding MVVSAGGTSPSAPEDASGPCCPESDHLSAPVVPSAAGQGSAAACMMRRGTSLQSRRSKGSGSHSGDRDPLLRGSPQAPHRRNTHDPQQHTSRPRSSSTTDTTPSSPTPGYTGGDVVLSSGYQSTEETDRIDRLEVSGLGQTPLAVSCGADGSFQGGEDGTPDPQRTKQAIAQLQQKILKLTEQIKIEQTARDDNVAEYLKLANNADKQQSTRIKQVFEKKNQKSAQTIQQLQRKLEHYHRKLREVEHNGIPRQPKDVLRDMQQGLKDVGAKVTGFSEGVVDSVKGGLSSFSQATHSAAGAVVSKPREIASLIRHKFGSADNIPSLKDSLDDPSVEEGVTGAGGRSLGSAGHHLQPSPKYGSEDDCSSATSGSAGANSTTGAPGGPPSSKGNTLERSQSSSLDMLLQEVQELREGQARLEESLDGLKSHYQRDYSVVMQALQEERFRCERLEEQLNDLTELHQNEILNLKQELASMEEKIAYQSYERARDIQEALEACQTRISKMELQQQQQQVVQLEGLENATARTLLGKLINVLLALMAVLLVFVSTVANCVVPLMKTRSRSLSTLLLILLLAFLWRNWDALSGYTHRALQPPG
- the tmcc1a gene encoding transmembrane and coiled-coil domains protein 1 isoform X4, encoding MMRRGTSLQSRRSKGSGSHSGDRDPLLRGSPQAPHRRNTHDPQQHTSRPRSSSTTDTTPSSPTPGYTGGDVVLSSGYQSTEETDRIDRLEVSGLGQTPLAVSCGADGSFQGGEDGTPDPQRTKQAIAQLQQKILKLTEQIKIEQTARDDNVAEYLKLANNADKQQSTRIKQVFEKKNQKSAQTIQQLQRKLEHYHRKLREVEHNGIPRQPKDVLRDMQQGLKDVGAKVTGFSEGVVDSVKGGLSSFSQATHSAAGAVVSKPREIASLIRHKFGSADNIPSLKDSLDDPSVEEGVTGAGGRSLGSAGHHLQPSPKYGSEDDCSSATSGSAGANSTTGAPGGPPSSKGNTLERSQSSSLDMLLQEVQELREGQARLEESLDGLKSHYQRDYSVVMQALQEERFRCERLEEQLNDLTELHQNEILNLKQELASMEEKIAYQSYERARDIQEALEACQTRISKMELQQQQQQVVQLEGLENATARTLLGKLINVLLALMAVLLVFVSTVANCVVPLMKTRSRSLSTLLLILLLAFLWRNWDALSGYTHRALQPPG
- the tmcc1a gene encoding transmembrane and coiled-coil domains protein 1 isoform X3, which gives rise to MVAGQGSAAACMMRRGTSLQSRRSKGSGSHSGDRDPLLRGSPQAPHRRNTHDPQQHTSRPRSSSTTDTTPSSPTPGYTGGDVVLSSGYQSTEETDRIDRLEVSGLGQTPLAVSCGADGSFQGGEDGTPDPQRTKQAIAQLQQKILKLTEQIKIEQTARDDNVAEYLKLANNADKQQSTRIKQVFEKKNQKSAQTIQQLQRKLEHYHRKLREVEHNGIPRQPKDVLRDMQQGLKDVGAKVTGFSEGVVDSVKGGLSSFSQATHSAAGAVVSKPREIASLIRHKFGSADNIPSLKDSLDDPSVEEGVTGAGGRSLGSAGHHLQPSPKYGSEDDCSSATSGSAGANSTTGAPGGPPSSKGNTLERSQSSSLDMLLQEVQELREGQARLEESLDGLKSHYQRDYSVVMQALQEERFRCERLEEQLNDLTELHQNEILNLKQELASMEEKIAYQSYERARDIQEALEACQTRISKMELQQQQQQVVQLEGLENATARTLLGKLINVLLALMAVLLVFVSTVANCVVPLMKTRSRSLSTLLLILLLAFLWRNWDALSGYTHRALQPPG
- the tmcc1a gene encoding transmembrane and coiled-coil domains protein 1 isoform X5 gives rise to the protein MVQRFSLRRQYSKIDRLEVSGLGQTPLAVSCGADGSFQGGEDGTPDPQRTKQAIAQLQQKILKLTEQIKIEQTARDDNVAEYLKLANNADKQQSTRIKQVFEKKNQKSAQTIQQLQRKLEHYHRKLREVEHNGIPRQPKDVLRDMQQGLKDVGAKVTGFSEGVVDSVKGGLSSFSQATHSAAGAVVSKPREIASLIRHKFGSADNIPSLKDSLDDPSVEEGVTGAGGRSLGSAGHHLQPSPKYGSEDDCSSATSGSAGANSTTGAPGGPPSSKGNTLERSQSSSLDMLLQEVQELREGQARLEESLDGLKSHYQRDYSVVMQALQEERFRCERLEEQLNDLTELHQNEILNLKQELASMEEKIAYQSYERARDIQEALEACQTRISKMELQQQQQQVVQLEGLENATARTLLGKLINVLLALMAVLLVFVSTVANCVVPLMKTRSRSLSTLLLILLLAFLWRNWDALSGYTHRALQPPG
- the tmcc1a gene encoding transmembrane and coiled-coil domains protein 1 isoform X6; this encodes MHWEQFLRLTNGKIDRLEVSGLGQTPLAVSCGADGSFQGGEDGTPDPQRTKQAIAQLQQKILKLTEQIKIEQTARDDNVAEYLKLANNADKQQSTRIKQVFEKKNQKSAQTIQQLQRKLEHYHRKLREVEHNGIPRQPKDVLRDMQQGLKDVGAKVTGFSEGVVDSVKGGLSSFSQATHSAAGAVVSKPREIASLIRHKFGSADNIPSLKDSLDDPSVEEGVTGAGGRSLGSAGHHLQPSPKYGSEDDCSSATSGSAGANSTTGAPGGPPSSKGNTLERSQSSSLDMLLQEVQELREGQARLEESLDGLKSHYQRDYSVVMQALQEERFRCERLEEQLNDLTELHQNEILNLKQELASMEEKIAYQSYERARDIQEALEACQTRISKMELQQQQQQVVQLEGLENATARTLLGKLINVLLALMAVLLVFVSTVANCVVPLMKTRSRSLSTLLLILLLAFLWRNWDALSGYTHRALQPPG